One window of the Deltaproteobacteria bacterium genome contains the following:
- a CDS encoding rRNA pseudouridine synthase, whose protein sequence is MPTMRLHKFLAVCGVCSRRRAEEYILAGRVSVNGQKVRIMGSSVDPETDAVLFDGTPLEEPRSHVTIALHKPKGYVTSCRHPGDKIVLDLIEIDRRVYPIGRLDKDSTGLVLLTDDGQLHLALSHPSFDHEKEYRVRVRRPAPDRDLERLAHGVVLDGKKTRPAYIERVSDKEFVIILKEGRNRQIRRMVQSVENEVTSLHRLRVGPVALGELPEGRWRYLTEDENRALRKSAASPRKTAPPPQAP, encoded by the coding sequence ATGCCCACCATGCGTCTTCACAAGTTCCTGGCCGTCTGCGGCGTGTGCTCCCGCCGCAGGGCCGAGGAATACATCCTGGCGGGACGGGTTTCCGTAAACGGCCAAAAGGTGAGGATTATGGGAAGCTCGGTGGACCCGGAAACGGATGCCGTGCTCTTTGACGGAACCCCCCTGGAGGAACCCAGAAGCCACGTGACCATAGCACTTCACAAGCCCAAGGGCTACGTCACGAGCTGCCGCCATCCCGGGGATAAAATAGTGCTCGATCTCATTGAAATCGACCGGAGGGTTTACCCAATAGGCCGCCTGGACAAGGACTCCACGGGCCTGGTTCTTCTCACCGACGACGGCCAGCTTCACCTGGCCCTTTCCCACCCGTCCTTTGACCACGAAAAGGAATACCGGGTGCGGGTGCGAAGGCCAGCGCCCGACCGCGACCTGGAACGGCTGGCCCATGGCGTCGTGCTGGACGGGAAAAAGACCCGGCCCGCCTACATCGAGAGGGTTTCGGACAAGGAGTTCGTCATAATTTTGAAGGAAGGCCGCAACAGGCAGATAAGGCGGATGGTTCAAAGCGTGGAAAATGAGGTCACGAGCCTTCACAGGCTAAGGGTCGGGCCGGTGGCGCTGGGGGAGCTTCCCGAAGGCCGCTGGCGCTATCTGACCGAGGATGAAAACAGGGCCCTCAGGAAATCCGCCGCATCCCCCAGAAAAACCGCCCCGCCCCCCCAAGCCCCATAA
- the argJ gene encoding bifunctional glutamate N-acetyltransferase/amino-acid acetyltransferase ArgJ: MSHTDIELACPGFKAASVAAGLKKTGADDLGLIFSETEAAVAGVFTRNLVKAAPVVLDQLHLKSGVCRAIVANSGCANCSAGEEGMRAALQTVRLASVALHIPETQVMVASTGVIGKALPVEKVGEAFPGLVKNLDPMGLDAFSRAIMTTDKAPKTAARRVKVKGGEFTVTGVAKGAGMIRPDMATMLCFVMTDIKASQAQLQDVLKKAIDQSFNCITVDGDTSTNDTVLLLANGVSGIDVSECVDEFQEAVNQVTLALAKMMAGDGEGATKLFAVKVVGAESDEAARKVADTIAHSQLVKTAVFGADANWGRIVAAAGRAGVPLDPDRMDVSFDEAQLVKNGLWCGEEAEKAATAVMKKDEFDITVNLNMGPGKSLVYTCDLTFDYVRINADYRS, from the coding sequence ATGAGCCATACAGATATTGAACTTGCCTGTCCCGGTTTCAAGGCCGCATCGGTGGCGGCGGGCCTCAAGAAGACAGGGGCGGATGACCTGGGGCTGATCTTCTCCGAAACCGAGGCCGCCGTGGCCGGGGTTTTCACCAGAAACCTCGTGAAAGCCGCTCCTGTGGTGCTGGATCAGTTGCACCTTAAAAGCGGCGTCTGCCGGGCCATAGTGGCCAATTCCGGCTGCGCCAACTGTTCTGCGGGTGAGGAAGGCATGAGGGCCGCGCTCCAAACCGTGCGCCTTGCTTCCGTTGCGCTTCACATCCCCGAAACACAGGTGATGGTGGCGTCAACCGGAGTAATCGGAAAGGCCCTGCCCGTCGAAAAAGTGGGCGAGGCCTTTCCGGGTCTTGTCAAAAATCTTGATCCTATGGGCCTTGACGCCTTTTCCAGGGCCATCATGACCACGGACAAGGCCCCGAAAACAGCTGCGCGCAGGGTAAAGGTTAAAGGCGGGGAATTCACCGTGACCGGCGTGGCCAAGGGCGCGGGCATGATAAGGCCCGACATGGCCACCATGCTGTGCTTTGTAATGACTGACATCAAGGCCTCCCAGGCGCAGCTCCAGGACGTTCTGAAAAAGGCCATTGACCAGTCCTTCAACTGCATCACGGTGGATGGCGACACCTCCACCAACGACACTGTGCTGCTTCTCGCCAACGGCGTTTCGGGAATTGATGTTTCCGAATGCGTCGACGAGTTCCAGGAAGCCGTGAACCAGGTGACCCTGGCCCTTGCCAAAATGATGGCGGGAGACGGCGAAGGGGCCACCAAACTCTTTGCCGTGAAGGTTGTCGGGGCGGAATCCGACGAGGCGGCCCGCAAGGTGGCCGACACCATCGCCCATTCCCAGCTCGTGAAAACCGCCGTTTTCGGGGCTGACGCCAACTGGGGCCGGATAGTGGCCGCAGCCGGGCGGGCCGGTGTGCCCCTTGACCCTGACCGGATGGACGTCAGCTTCGACGAGGCCCAACTGGTGAAAAACGGCCTGTGGTGCGGCGAGGAAGCCGAGAAGGCCGCAACCGCCGTAATGAAAAAGGACGAATTCGACATCACGGTGAACCTCAACATGGGACCAGGAAAATCCCTGGTTTACACCTGCGACCTCACCTTTGACTATGTACGCATAAACGCCGACTACAGATCGTAA
- the secA gene encoding preprotein translocase subunit SecA: MQEFLKKIFGTKNDREIRRIGPVVDAVNELEQKYKNMDDERLAAQTQILKERLSKGETLEDILPDAFAVVREASRRVLNMRHFDVQIIGGVVLHEGKIAEMKTGEGKTLVATLPAYLNALSGRGVHVVTVNDYLAKRDTGWMGQIYRFLGLTVGTIVHGLDDEERRAAYNCDITYGTNNEYGFDYLRDNMKYTRGEFVQRDHHFAIVDEVDSILIDEARTPLIISGPAEKSTELYYKVDLIIPMLKKEADYVMDEKARSVNLTEDGVAKAEKMLSVENLFDARNIEILHHVNQALKAHTLFRRDVDYIVKDGEVIIVDEFTGRTMPGRRYSEGLHQALEAKEHVKIENENQTLASITFQNYFRMYEKLAGMTGTADTEAAEFKKIYNLDVMVIPTNQPMVRIDHPDMIFRTQKEKYAAVVEEIIDLHKRGQPVLVGTISIDNSEKVSLMLSRKGVPHTVLNAKQHEKEAEIVAGAGQKGQVTISTNMAGRGTDIVLGEGVVGLGGLHILGTERHESRRIDNQLRGRSGRQGDPGSSRFYLSLEDDLLRIFGGERIGGIMGRLGLQEGEPIEHGMVSRAIEGAQRKVEAHNFDIRKQLIEYDDVMNQQREVIYRQRREILSGGELRESVLEMISERAEIIVQTYADDRTLPEEWNWASLGEEVFSQFGIRLNVDDKARAEMNANRLLAVLEEETTSLYAEKEQAFGSDWMRRVEEYIMLQVVDNLWKDHLLSMDHLKEGIGLRGYAQQNPLIEYKKEGYEMFMDLISRIKQDTVAMLFRAMPAEAAQEAELPVERPRERQVSFSHGSSGESRKPQQRSAAKVGRNDPCPCGSGKKYKKCCGA, translated from the coding sequence ATTCAAGAGTTTCTGAAAAAAATCTTCGGTACCAAAAACGACCGTGAAATCAGGCGCATCGGGCCTGTCGTCGATGCTGTCAACGAGCTTGAGCAAAAATACAAAAACATGGACGACGAAAGGCTCGCCGCCCAGACACAGATCCTTAAGGAGCGTCTTTCAAAGGGCGAAACCCTGGAGGACATCCTGCCGGACGCCTTCGCGGTGGTGAGGGAGGCTTCCCGCCGGGTCCTCAACATGCGCCATTTCGACGTTCAGATCATAGGCGGCGTGGTGCTGCACGAGGGCAAGATCGCGGAAATGAAAACCGGCGAGGGCAAGACCCTGGTGGCCACCCTGCCCGCCTACCTCAACGCCCTTTCGGGACGGGGCGTTCACGTGGTCACGGTGAACGATTACCTGGCAAAACGCGACACCGGGTGGATGGGCCAGATATACCGCTTCCTGGGCCTCACCGTGGGCACCATCGTTCACGGCCTGGACGATGAGGAACGCCGGGCGGCCTACAACTGTGACATTACCTACGGAACCAACAACGAGTACGGTTTCGACTATCTGCGCGACAACATGAAGTACACCAGGGGCGAGTTCGTGCAGCGCGACCACCATTTCGCCATAGTGGACGAGGTGGACTCCATCCTCATCGACGAGGCCAGGACGCCCCTAATAATTTCCGGGCCTGCGGAAAAATCCACCGAGCTTTACTACAAGGTGGACTTAATCATTCCCATGCTGAAAAAGGAAGCCGACTACGTCATGGACGAAAAGGCCCGCTCGGTGAACCTCACCGAGGACGGCGTGGCCAAGGCGGAAAAAATGCTTTCGGTGGAAAACCTTTTCGACGCCCGCAACATAGAGATTCTCCATCACGTCAATCAGGCCTTGAAGGCCCACACCCTTTTCAGGCGGGACGTCGACTACATCGTAAAGGACGGCGAAGTCATAATAGTCGACGAGTTCACGGGCCGCACCATGCCGGGCAGGCGCTACAGCGAGGGGCTCCACCAGGCGCTGGAGGCCAAGGAGCACGTGAAAATAGAAAACGAAAACCAGACGCTGGCCTCCATCACGTTCCAGAACTATTTCCGCATGTATGAAAAACTTGCGGGCATGACCGGAACCGCCGACACCGAGGCCGCCGAATTCAAGAAAATCTACAACCTGGACGTCATGGTGATCCCCACCAACCAGCCCATGGTGCGAATCGACCACCCGGACATGATCTTCCGCACCCAGAAGGAAAAATACGCGGCTGTGGTGGAGGAGATCATCGATCTCCACAAGCGGGGCCAGCCGGTCCTGGTGGGCACCATCTCCATAGACAACTCCGAGAAGGTGAGCCTCATGCTCTCCCGCAAGGGGGTTCCCCACACGGTGCTGAACGCCAAGCAACACGAAAAGGAAGCCGAAATCGTGGCGGGCGCGGGCCAGAAGGGGCAGGTCACCATCTCCACCAACATGGCCGGGCGCGGAACGGACATCGTCCTGGGCGAGGGCGTGGTGGGGCTTGGGGGCCTGCACATCCTGGGCACCGAGCGCCACGAGAGCCGACGCATAGACAACCAGTTGCGGGGCCGTTCGGGCCGCCAGGGCGACCCTGGAAGCAGCCGGTTCTATCTTTCACTGGAAGACGACCTTCTGCGCATCTTCGGGGGCGAGCGCATAGGCGGCATAATGGGCCGCCTTGGGCTTCAGGAGGGCGAGCCCATAGAGCACGGAATGGTGAGCAGGGCCATAGAGGGCGCTCAGCGCAAGGTTGAAGCCCACAACTTCGACATACGCAAGCAGCTCATCGAATACGACGACGTGATGAACCAGCAGCGGGAGGTGATCTACCGCCAGCGCCGGGAAATACTCTCCGGCGGGGAGCTTAGGGAATCGGTCCTTGAGATGATCTCCGAACGGGCCGAAATCATTGTCCAGACCTATGCCGATGACCGCACCCTGCCGGAGGAATGGAACTGGGCGAGCTTAGGCGAGGAAGTCTTCTCCCAGTTCGGCATAAGGCTCAACGTGGACGACAAGGCAAGGGCCGAGATGAACGCCAACAGGCTCCTGGCCGTATTGGAAGAGGAAACCACGAGTCTCTACGCGGAAAAGGAACAGGCCTTCGGCTCGGACTGGATGCGGCGGGTTGAGGAATACATAATGCTTCAGGTGGTGGACAACCTCTGGAAGGACCACCTTCTTTCCATGGATCACCTGAAAGAGGGAATAGGGCTTCGGGGCTACGCCCAGCAGAACCCGCTCATAGAGTACAAGAAGGAAGGCTACGAGATGTTCATGGACCTCATATCCCGCATAAAGCAGGATACCGTGGCCATGCTCTTCCGGGCCATGCCCGCCGAGGCCGCACAGGAGGCCGAGCTTCCCGTCGAGCGGCCAAGGGAAAGGCAGGTGTCCTTTTCCCACGGCTCTTCCGGTGAAAGCAGGAAACCCCAGCAGCGATCCGCCGCCAAGGTGGGACGAAACGACCCCTGCCCCTGCGGGAGTGGGAAGAAGTACAAGAAATGCTGCGGCGCTTAG
- a CDS encoding peptidoglycan DD-metalloendopeptidase family protein → MDSKFTLYLFHGKSPYPRRLSLSPKILAAVAVFLLVAAVSTGYLVHEYSRLKDAKEQARAMQELLANQKEALKGQKSTILSQQKELVDQREQMEFVARQLNEVRDNLADLKEFEKKIRIITDIDRRVVNKKGLGVGGGSTRDFPSRLSLNVSESGGFKDVNQMAGELASVSLEQEAQFGALLKRLEDQQRELNNTVPSMSPVNGEISSVFGYRVSPFSSGWELHKGIDISAPTGTPVAAPAAGVVSFAGRKSGYGNAIMMDHGKSTETLYGHLSAILVREGSTVKKGDIIGLVGSTGQSTGPHLHYEVRLNGNPVNPEKYMRAA, encoded by the coding sequence ATGGACTCAAAGTTCACGCTCTATCTGTTCCACGGAAAGTCGCCTTATCCCCGTCGTTTATCCCTCTCCCCCAAGATTCTGGCCGCTGTCGCGGTTTTTCTTCTGGTCGCGGCGGTGTCCACAGGCTACCTTGTCCACGAGTATTCAAGGCTTAAGGACGCCAAGGAACAGGCCCGCGCCATGCAGGAGCTTCTGGCAAACCAGAAGGAGGCTCTAAAAGGCCAGAAAAGCACCATCCTTTCCCAGCAAAAGGAGTTGGTCGACCAGAGGGAGCAGATGGAATTCGTCGCCCGGCAGTTGAACGAGGTGCGCGACAACCTGGCCGATCTCAAGGAGTTCGAGAAGAAAATCCGAATCATAACCGACATCGACCGCAGGGTTGTCAACAAAAAGGGCCTTGGCGTGGGCGGCGGCTCAACCCGTGATTTCCCCTCCAGGCTCTCCCTGAACGTTAGCGAAAGCGGCGGATTCAAGGACGTGAACCAGATGGCGGGCGAACTCGCCTCGGTTTCCCTTGAGCAGGAGGCCCAGTTCGGCGCACTCCTGAAAAGGCTTGAGGACCAGCAGCGCGAACTAAACAACACGGTGCCCTCCATGTCGCCCGTCAACGGCGAGATTTCCTCGGTCTTCGGTTACCGCGTCTCCCCCTTTTCCAGCGGTTGGGAACTCCACAAGGGCATCGACATCAGCGCCCCCACCGGCACCCCCGTTGCGGCACCCGCCGCCGGAGTGGTCAGCTTCGCGGGCCGCAAGAGCGGATACGGCAACGCCATCATGATGGATCACGGGAAAAGCACCGAAACCCTCTACGGCCACCTTTCCGCCATCCTGGTCAGGGAGGGCTCCACGGTCAAAAAGGGGGACATAATCGGCCTTGTGGGCAGCACCGGACAAAGCACCGGCCCCCATCTCCACTACGAGGTCCGCCTTAACGGCAACCCCGTCAATCCCGAAAAATACATGAGGGCCGCCTGA
- a CDS encoding B12-binding domain-containing radical SAM protein has product MKPRRILLVYPEAPRETYWSFKYALSFIHKKSAMPPLGLVTIASYIPDTYDVRLVDENIEKLSDKLLSWADMVFVSAMIVQKDSFKKVVARAKAAGKTVVAGGPYPSGSREEITGVDHFILGEAEEILPVFFRDLEKGEAKTDYRAETKPDMATVRIPRFELLKMNKYASMSIQYSRGCPFHCEFCDIWKVYGNRPRLKSAHSMLLEMEKLYSLGWRGAVFMVDDNFIGNKGRVKDELLPAMIEWQKIHRHPFRFFTEASINLAEDDALLAAMRDAAFNEVFIGIETPSAEGLAETGKTQNLKCDMPSAIKKIQSYGIEVMAGFILGFDSDTEDIAERQIKFIQETGIARAMVGLLTALPGTDLFNRLKSEGRLLSASDGNNTSCEAANFVTRQDAVKLRDGYCKVLNTIYDVNLSNYFERCNKILDNIDTKSLPPRQIRAAEILMLVRSLARQPFTPYGLSYLKFIGRNMKNFGVFGEAVKFSIVGHHLHTITRRMVQAS; this is encoded by the coding sequence ATGAAACCCCGTCGCATTCTCCTCGTCTATCCCGAAGCCCCCCGCGAAACCTACTGGAGCTTCAAGTACGCCCTTTCCTTCATCCACAAAAAAAGCGCCATGCCGCCCCTGGGCCTTGTCACCATCGCATCCTACATTCCCGACACTTACGACGTCCGCCTCGTGGACGAAAATATCGAAAAACTTTCGGACAAGCTCCTTTCCTGGGCCGACATGGTTTTCGTCTCGGCCATGATAGTTCAGAAGGACTCCTTCAAAAAGGTGGTGGCCCGCGCCAAAGCCGCCGGAAAAACCGTGGTGGCGGGCGGCCCCTATCCCAGCGGAAGCCGTGAAGAGATCACGGGGGTCGACCACTTCATTCTGGGCGAGGCCGAGGAAATCCTTCCTGTGTTTTTCAGGGACCTTGAAAAAGGCGAGGCCAAAACCGACTACAGGGCGGAAACAAAGCCCGATATGGCCACGGTGCGCATACCCCGGTTCGAGCTTCTGAAAATGAACAAGTACGCATCCATGTCCATACAGTATTCGCGGGGCTGCCCCTTTCACTGCGAGTTCTGCGACATCTGGAAGGTTTACGGCAACAGGCCGCGCTTAAAATCCGCCCACTCCATGCTGCTCGAAATGGAAAAGCTCTACAGCCTGGGATGGCGCGGCGCGGTTTTCATGGTGGACGACAATTTCATAGGCAACAAGGGCCGGGTGAAGGACGAGCTTCTGCCCGCCATGATCGAATGGCAGAAAATTCACCGCCACCCCTTCCGCTTTTTCACCGAGGCCAGCATAAACCTGGCAGAGGACGACGCGCTTCTTGCGGCCATGCGGGACGCGGCCTTCAACGAGGTCTTCATCGGCATAGAAACTCCATCGGCGGAGGGCCTCGCGGAAACCGGCAAGACCCAGAACTTAAAATGCGACATGCCCTCTGCGATAAAAAAAATCCAGTCCTACGGCATAGAGGTCATGGCCGGGTTCATTTTAGGCTTTGACTCGGACACCGAAGACATAGCCGAACGCCAGATAAAATTCATCCAGGAAACCGGCATAGCCCGCGCCATGGTGGGGCTTCTCACCGCCCTTCCCGGAACCGATCTTTTCAACAGGCTAAAGAGCGAGGGAAGGCTTCTCTCGGCCTCGGACGGCAACAACACGAGCTGCGAGGCGGCCAACTTCGTCACCCGCCAGGATGCCGTAAAACTCCGCGACGGCTACTGCAAGGTCTTGAACACCATCTACGACGTGAACCTCTCCAACTACTTCGAGCGCTGCAACAAGATTCTGGATAACATCGACACCAAGTCCCTGCCGCCAAGACAGATAAGGGCGGCGGAAATTCTCATGCTGGTGCGCTCCCTGGCCCGCCAGCCCTTCACCCCCTACGGGCTCTCGTACTTAAAGTTCATCGGGCGCAACATGAAGAATTTCGGGGTGTTCGGGGAGGCGGTGAAGTTCTCCATAGTAGGCCATCACCTTCACACCATCACCCGCCGCATGGTTCAGGCGTCCTGA
- the guaB gene encoding IMP dehydrogenase → MNPIIPAEAFSFDDVLILPAYSDVVPKDVEVKTRLSREIALNIPIVSAAMDTVTESQTCISLAREGGLGFIHRNMSIANQILELDKVKKSESGMIVDPVTIDPDQTVEEVLALMERYRISGVPVTRGEKLVGIVTNRDLRFETRMDKRVSEIMTKDKLVTVPEGTTLESAKELLHEHRIEKLLVVNAKGGLVGLITIKDIEKIKKYPNSCKDARGRLRAGAAVGVGPDMEERAAALVAADVDILLIDTSHGHTKNVLDAVRTLKANHPGMEVIAGNVATGDGAEALIRAGVAGVKVGIGPGSICTTRIVAGAGVPQVTAIMNCREACDSHGVPLIADGGIKYSGDVTKAIGAGANCVMIGGLFAGTEESPGEMIIFQGRSYKVYRGMGSLEAMKQGSRDRYHQQDTAEEDKLVPEGIVGRVPYRGSLTGNIHQLVGGLKSGMGYAGCRTIDELRERARFIKITASGLKESHVHDVIITKEAPNYRLE, encoded by the coding sequence ATGAATCCTATTATACCGGCGGAAGCCTTTTCATTTGACGATGTGCTTATCCTGCCGGCCTATTCCGACGTCGTCCCGAAGGACGTTGAAGTGAAAACCCGCCTTTCCCGCGAAATCGCCTTGAACATCCCCATCGTGTCGGCGGCCATGGACACCGTCACCGAAAGCCAGACCTGCATAAGCTTGGCAAGGGAAGGGGGCCTGGGCTTCATCCACAGGAACATGAGCATAGCGAACCAGATACTGGAGCTGGACAAGGTCAAAAAGTCCGAGAGCGGCATGATAGTGGACCCGGTCACCATTGACCCGGACCAGACCGTGGAAGAGGTGCTGGCCCTCATGGAGCGCTACCGCATATCGGGTGTTCCGGTGACCAGGGGCGAGAAGCTCGTGGGCATAGTGACCAACCGGGACCTTCGTTTCGAGACCAGGATGGACAAGCGGGTCTCGGAGATCATGACCAAGGACAAGCTGGTCACGGTGCCCGAAGGCACCACACTTGAAAGCGCCAAGGAGCTTCTGCACGAGCACCGCATAGAAAAACTGCTGGTGGTGAACGCGAAGGGCGGCCTTGTGGGTCTCATCACCATAAAGGACATCGAAAAGATCAAAAAATACCCCAACTCCTGCAAGGACGCCCGTGGACGCCTTCGGGCCGGGGCTGCGGTGGGCGTGGGGCCGGACATGGAGGAGCGCGCGGCGGCCCTGGTGGCGGCGGACGTGGACATCCTTCTCATCGACACATCCCACGGGCACACCAAAAACGTGCTGGACGCGGTGCGCACCTTAAAGGCGAATCATCCCGGCATGGAGGTCATCGCCGGAAACGTAGCCACCGGGGATGGCGCGGAAGCCCTCATCAGGGCGGGGGTGGCGGGAGTCAAGGTGGGCATCGGGCCCGGCTCCATCTGCACCACCCGCATAGTGGCTGGGGCGGGCGTCCCCCAGGTCACCGCCATCATGAACTGCCGGGAGGCCTGCGACAGCCACGGGGTGCCCCTTATAGCGGACGGCGGAATCAAGTATTCGGGCGACGTCACCAAGGCCATCGGCGCGGGCGCGAACTGCGTTATGATAGGCGGCCTCTTTGCCGGAACCGAGGAAAGCCCCGGCGAGATGATCATCTTTCAGGGCCGCTCCTACAAGGTCTATCGCGGCATGGGCTCCCTGGAGGCCATGAAGCAGGGCAGCCGGGACCGCTACCACCAACAGGACACGGCGGAGGAGGACAAGCTGGTGCCCGAAGGCATAGTGGGCCGGGTTCCCTATCGGGGAAGCCTTACCGGCAACATCCACCAGCTTGTGGGCGGCCTGAAATCCGGCATGGGCTACGCAGGCTGCCGCACCATAGACGAGCTTCGGGAAAGGGCGCGCTTCATTAAGATCACGGCGTCGGGCCTGAAGGAGAGCCATGTGCACGATGTCATCATCACCAAAGAAGCTCCGAACTACCGCTTAGAATAG